One window of the Thermasporomyces composti genome contains the following:
- the cobA gene encoding uroporphyrinogen-III C-methyltransferase — protein MTPRYPLLLDLAGRRAVVVGGGPVAARRARGLLDAGADVLVVAPTLCEELAELAAVQAVTWRSREYARADLDDAWVVHTATGHPEVDDQVAADAEHARVWCVRADDASRSAAWTPAVARVDDITVAVSAGGDPRRARAITGAIAASLQTGELPTRRHRPGGHVALVGGGPGDPGLITTRGRRLLAEADVVVVDRLAPRALLDELDPDVEVVEAGKGPHGHTLSQQEINELLVARARAGQRVVRLKGGDPFVFGRGAEEAIACAAAGVPCTVVPGVTSAVAVPEAAGIPVTHRGLARQFTVVSAHGAGDSAGPDWSALAAQEGTLVVLMGAAHVETVATALLRAGRPPDTPTAIIERGTLPDQRTITATLATIADEATHQGVRSPAVIVVGEVVSLAARIGAV, from the coding sequence GTGACTCCGCGATACCCCCTGCTGCTGGACCTCGCCGGTCGGCGGGCCGTCGTGGTCGGAGGTGGACCGGTCGCCGCTCGACGTGCCCGTGGGCTCCTCGACGCCGGGGCCGACGTCCTCGTGGTGGCTCCGACGCTGTGTGAGGAGCTCGCCGAGCTGGCCGCCGTCCAGGCGGTGACCTGGCGGTCGAGGGAGTACGCCAGGGCTGACCTCGACGACGCCTGGGTGGTGCACACGGCCACCGGCCACCCCGAGGTCGACGACCAGGTCGCCGCCGACGCGGAGCACGCCCGTGTCTGGTGCGTGCGAGCCGACGACGCCTCCCGGTCGGCGGCGTGGACACCCGCCGTCGCCCGAGTGGACGACATCACCGTGGCGGTCTCCGCGGGCGGCGACCCCCGCCGTGCCCGGGCCATCACCGGCGCGATCGCCGCGTCACTCCAGACCGGCGAGCTGCCGACGCGCCGACACCGGCCGGGCGGGCACGTCGCCCTCGTCGGCGGAGGGCCAGGTGACCCGGGTCTCATCACCACCCGAGGCCGGCGCCTGCTCGCCGAGGCCGACGTCGTGGTCGTCGACCGACTCGCCCCCAGGGCGCTGCTCGACGAGCTCGACCCCGACGTCGAGGTGGTCGAGGCCGGCAAGGGGCCGCACGGCCACACGCTGTCGCAGCAGGAGATCAACGAGCTGCTCGTCGCGCGTGCCCGTGCCGGGCAACGCGTGGTCAGACTCAAAGGTGGTGATCCCTTCGTCTTCGGTCGTGGGGCGGAAGAGGCGATCGCCTGCGCCGCCGCGGGCGTCCCCTGCACCGTCGTCCCGGGCGTGACCAGCGCCGTCGCGGTACCCGAGGCCGCTGGCATCCCCGTGACCCACCGTGGACTCGCACGGCAGTTCACCGTGGTCTCCGCCCACGGGGCCGGCGACAGCGCCGGACCGGACTGGTCGGCTCTCGCCGCTCAGGAGGGCACCCTCGTCGTCCTCATGGGAGCCGCCCACGTCGAGACGGTCGCGACGGCGCTGCTCCGGGCAGGTCGGCCGCCCGACACGCCGACGGCGATCATCGAGAGAGGCACCCTGCCCGACCAGCGCACGATCACCGCGACGCTGGCCACCATCGCCGACGAGGCGACCCACCAGGGTGTCCGCTCCCCCGCCGTGATCGTCGTCGGCGAGGTCGTGTCGCTGGCGGCGAGAATCGGTGCGGTCTGA
- a CDS encoding phosphoadenylyl-sulfate reductase: MSLCATLPQQGGRDEATLRALAERAGQELEDATAHEIVRWAAETFGERLCVTSSMQDTVLAHLASSVVPGITVVFLDTGYHFPETLGTADAASATLPIKLVTVRPRQTVAEQDATLGPDLFRRNPDLCCQLRKVAPLERALAPYDAWATGIRREESPARANTPVVSWDARRRKVKIAPLARWTQADVDAYIAEHGLLVNPLLYDGYPSIGCWPCTRRVEDGEDARAGRWPGLAKTECGIHT; the protein is encoded by the coding sequence ATGAGTCTGTGCGCCACGTTGCCGCAGCAAGGTGGGCGTGATGAGGCCACGCTGCGGGCTTTGGCCGAGCGCGCGGGTCAGGAGCTGGAGGACGCCACGGCACACGAGATCGTGCGGTGGGCGGCCGAGACGTTCGGTGAGCGCCTCTGCGTCACCTCCTCGATGCAGGACACGGTGTTGGCCCACCTGGCGTCCTCCGTCGTCCCTGGGATCACGGTCGTCTTCCTCGACACCGGCTACCACTTCCCCGAGACGCTCGGTACCGCGGACGCGGCGTCGGCGACCTTGCCCATCAAACTCGTCACGGTACGGCCCCGGCAGACCGTGGCCGAGCAGGACGCGACCCTGGGCCCGGACCTGTTCCGTCGGAACCCCGACCTGTGCTGCCAGCTCCGCAAGGTGGCTCCGCTCGAGCGCGCGCTCGCCCCCTACGACGCGTGGGCGACGGGGATTCGCCGCGAGGAGTCGCCCGCTCGCGCGAACACGCCCGTGGTCTCCTGGGACGCTCGCCGGCGCAAGGTCAAGATCGCTCCGTTGGCCCGCTGGACCCAAGCCGACGTCGACGCCTACATCGCCGAGCACGGCCTCCTGGTCAACCCGCTCCTCTACGACGGGTACCCCTCGATCGGCTGCTGGCCCTGCACCCGCAGAGTCGAGGACGGCGAGGACGCCCGGGCCGGCCGGTGGCCAGGACTCGCCAAGACCGAGTGCGGTATCCATACGTGA
- the glyA gene encoding serine hydroxymethyltransferase: MTTHSGPLDLTARLADADPEIAALVEAEGRRQFEKIRLIPSENYVSRAVLEATGTVLTNKYSEGYARKRYYEGQQFIDEVEELAVARAKALFGVEHVNVQPYSGSPANLAIYLAFLQPGDTFLSLELPHGGHLTHGSPVSATGTWFRPVHYGVDKETGRIDMDQVRDIARRERPKLIFCGGTAIPRLIDFPAFAEIAQEVGALLVADIAHIAGLVAGGAHPSPVGYAPVISTTTHKTLRGPRGAMLMTDAEHAKAIDKAVFPGLQGGPHNHTTAAIAVALREAATEEFRRYAHQIVANAAALAEALLERGFDLVSGGTDNHLILIDLTNKDIGGKPAAKALDRAGLEVNFNTVPFDPRKPWSPSGIRIGTPAVTTRGMTTEHMPRIAAWIDEAVEAARKDDGEALDRIAAEVREFTKDFPIPGWPTP, encoded by the coding sequence ATGACGACACACAGTGGTCCGCTGGATCTCACTGCCCGGCTGGCCGACGCCGATCCCGAGATCGCCGCGCTCGTCGAGGCGGAGGGGCGGCGCCAGTTCGAGAAGATCCGGCTGATCCCGAGTGAGAACTACGTCTCCCGGGCGGTGCTGGAGGCGACGGGCACGGTCCTCACCAACAAGTACTCCGAGGGCTACGCCCGCAAGCGCTACTACGAGGGCCAGCAGTTCATCGACGAGGTGGAGGAGCTGGCGGTCGCCCGCGCCAAGGCGCTGTTCGGTGTCGAGCACGTCAACGTCCAGCCCTACTCCGGTTCCCCCGCGAACCTCGCGATCTACCTCGCGTTCCTGCAGCCCGGCGACACGTTCCTGTCGCTCGAGCTCCCCCACGGCGGTCACCTCACCCACGGCTCTCCGGTCTCGGCGACCGGCACGTGGTTCAGGCCGGTCCACTATGGCGTGGACAAGGAGACCGGCCGGATCGACATGGACCAGGTGCGGGACATCGCCCGCCGGGAGCGGCCGAAGCTCATCTTCTGCGGCGGTACGGCGATCCCTCGCCTCATCGACTTCCCGGCGTTCGCCGAGATCGCCCAGGAGGTCGGCGCCCTGCTCGTGGCCGACATCGCGCACATCGCCGGCCTCGTCGCCGGCGGTGCCCACCCCTCCCCCGTCGGCTACGCGCCAGTGATCTCCACGACGACGCACAAGACGCTGCGCGGGCCTCGGGGCGCGATGCTCATGACCGACGCCGAGCACGCGAAGGCCATCGACAAGGCCGTCTTCCCCGGCCTGCAGGGAGGGCCGCACAACCACACGACCGCCGCGATCGCGGTGGCGCTGCGGGAGGCGGCGACCGAGGAGTTCCGACGCTACGCCCACCAGATCGTCGCCAACGCCGCCGCGCTGGCGGAGGCGCTGCTCGAGCGCGGCTTCGACCTGGTCTCCGGCGGCACCGACAACCACCTCATCCTCATCGACCTCACGAACAAGGACATCGGCGGGAAGCCGGCCGCGAAGGCCTTGGATCGGGCGGGCCTCGAGGTCAACTTCAACACCGTGCCGTTCGACCCGCGTAAGCCGTGGTCGCCCTCGGGCATCCGGATCGGGACCCCCGCGGTCACGACGCGTGGCATGACGACCGAGCACATGCCGCGTATCGCCGCGTGGATCGACGAGGCGGTGGAGGCGGCCCGCAAGGATGACGGCGAAGCGCTGGACCGGATCGCCGCCGAGGTACGCGAGTTCACCAAGGACTTCCCGATCCCGGGTTGGCCGACTCCGTGA
- a CDS encoding nitrite/sulfite reductase has translation MATQASTTPARARRPVRPPRRQRGEGQWALGYREPLNKNEQIKKDDDPLNVRARIENIYAKRGFDSIDPADLRGRFRWWGLYTQRRPGIDGGRTATLEPEELDDRYFMLRVRIDGGQLNVAQLRTIAELSTTYARDTADLTDRQNIQLHWVRIEDVPTIWERLEAVGLQTQEACGDCPRVIIASPVAGIAADEIIDPTPAVREIVRRYIGSPEFSNLPRKYKTALTGHPLHDVAPEVNDVAFVGVRHPEHGPGFDLWVGGGLSTNPMLAQRLGAFVPLEEVPEVWWAVTSVFRDYGYRRLRHRARLKFLVADWGLAKFREVMEQEYLHRRLLDGPAAEPPAVPGDHVGIHRQKDGRYYVGVAPVAGRVSGSTLGKVAEIVAAHGSDRIRTTPYQKLLVLDVAEDKVESLVTSLADVGLEARPSVWRRNTMACTGIEYCKLAIVETKALARRLVDELERRVPELDVPITINVNGCPNSCARIQVADIGLKGQIVLDRQGRQVEGFQVHLGGGLGVDAGFGRKLRGLKVTAAELPDYVERVVRRYLDQREPGERFAHWVTRAPEEALT, from the coding sequence ATGGCCACACAGGCGTCTACCACGCCCGCTCGTGCCCGCCGCCCGGTTCGACCACCGCGCCGCCAGCGCGGCGAAGGTCAATGGGCCCTGGGCTATCGAGAGCCGCTGAACAAGAACGAGCAGATCAAGAAGGACGACGACCCGCTCAACGTCCGGGCACGCATCGAGAACATCTACGCCAAGCGGGGGTTCGACTCCATCGACCCCGCCGATCTGCGCGGTCGTTTCCGTTGGTGGGGCCTGTACACCCAGCGCCGACCGGGTATCGACGGAGGCCGCACCGCCACGCTCGAGCCTGAGGAGCTCGACGACCGCTACTTCATGCTGCGCGTGCGGATCGACGGAGGTCAGCTCAACGTCGCGCAGCTGCGGACCATCGCCGAGCTCTCCACGACCTACGCGCGCGACACCGCCGACCTCACCGACCGGCAGAACATCCAGCTGCACTGGGTGCGCATCGAGGACGTGCCCACCATCTGGGAGCGGCTGGAGGCGGTCGGCTTGCAGACCCAGGAAGCGTGTGGTGACTGTCCACGCGTCATCATCGCCAGCCCGGTCGCGGGCATCGCCGCCGACGAGATCATCGACCCCACGCCGGCCGTCCGCGAGATCGTCCGCCGCTACATCGGCAGCCCGGAGTTCTCCAACCTGCCGCGCAAGTACAAGACCGCCCTCACGGGCCACCCGCTCCACGACGTCGCCCCCGAGGTCAACGACGTGGCCTTCGTCGGAGTCCGGCACCCTGAGCACGGTCCCGGGTTCGACCTGTGGGTCGGCGGCGGCCTCTCCACCAACCCCATGCTGGCCCAGCGGCTCGGCGCCTTCGTGCCGCTGGAGGAGGTACCCGAGGTCTGGTGGGCGGTCACCAGCGTCTTCCGGGACTACGGCTACCGCCGGCTCCGACATCGCGCCCGGCTGAAGTTCCTCGTCGCCGACTGGGGCTTGGCCAAGTTCCGGGAGGTCATGGAGCAGGAGTACCTCCACCGCAGGCTGCTCGACGGTCCGGCGGCCGAGCCGCCAGCCGTGCCAGGCGACCACGTGGGGATCCATCGCCAGAAGGACGGCCGCTACTACGTCGGGGTCGCTCCCGTGGCCGGCCGAGTGTCGGGGAGCACGCTCGGCAAGGTGGCCGAGATCGTGGCCGCGCACGGGTCAGATCGGATCCGGACGACGCCCTACCAGAAGCTGCTCGTGCTCGACGTGGCGGAGGACAAGGTCGAGTCGTTGGTGACGTCCCTCGCCGACGTTGGGCTCGAGGCGCGCCCCTCGGTGTGGCGTCGGAACACGATGGCCTGCACCGGGATCGAGTACTGCAAGCTCGCGATCGTCGAGACGAAGGCACTCGCGCGGCGGCTCGTCGACGAGCTGGAACGCCGCGTACCCGAGCTCGACGTCCCCATCACCATCAACGTCAACGGCTGTCCCAACTCCTGCGCCCGTATCCAGGTCGCTGACATCGGCCTCAAGGGCCAGATCGTGCTCGACCGGCAAGGCCGTCAGGTGGAGGGATTCCAGGTGCACCTCGGTGGCGGCTTGGGTGTCGACGCCGGCTTCGGTCGCAAGCTGCGCGGTCTCAAGGTCACCGCCGCCGAGCTTCCGGACTACGTCGAGCGGGTCGTTCGCCGCTACCTCGACCAGCGTGAGCCAGGCGAGCGATTCGCCCACTGGGTCACGCGCGCTCCGGAGGAGGCGCTCACGTGA